In Sphingobacteriaceae bacterium, the following proteins share a genomic window:
- a CDS encoding helix-turn-helix transcriptional regulator, with the protein MVLLIKYKSALLYGISLAALLILLKRLEWHFFIVNHALDLYIGSIALVFTTLGIWLASKLINPKPLIIEKTVYLENQEFEVNSYPEEEREPDIGALEKWGLSKRELEVLNLMAKGYSNQEIAEALFVSLNTVKTHSSKVFEKLDVKRRTQAVEKAKRLKIIC; encoded by the coding sequence ATGGTCCTCCTAATAAAATACAAATCCGCGCTGCTGTATGGCATCTCTCTCGCTGCATTACTTATCCTTTTAAAGCGGTTAGAATGGCATTTTTTTATTGTGAACCATGCCCTCGATCTTTATATTGGATCGATCGCCCTGGTATTTACAACGCTGGGAATATGGTTGGCAAGCAAACTTATTAATCCAAAGCCACTTATTATAGAAAAAACCGTCTATCTGGAAAACCAGGAATTTGAAGTTAATTCGTATCCCGAAGAAGAAAGAGAACCAGATATTGGAGCGCTTGAAAAATGGGGTTTAAGTAAACGCGAACTTGAAGTTCTGAATCTGATGGCAAAAGGATATAGCAACCAGGAAATAGCCGAAGCTTTATTTGTGTCATTAAATACTGTAAAAACACATTCTTCTAAAGTTTTTGAAAAATTGGATGTAAAAAGAAGGACTCAAGCCGTTGAAAAAGCTAAACGCTTGAAAATCATATGTTAG